Sequence from the Primulina huaijiensis isolate GDHJ02 chromosome 16, ASM1229523v2, whole genome shotgun sequence genome:
TCCCGAGAAAGAGAATAGTTCAAAATGTTACAAAGTATTCCCCATCAAATTGTGCAATCCCCGGCCAGGCTAGGCCTGCCAAACCCCAATTCACCGTCTCTTCAAAACCCTACCGCTCCGAAATTTTCCTCTCAAACTCAACAGTCGCACCATCCTCATCAATCCCCTAATCAGTTGACTGCGCCTGCTGTTCCTCcagctcttcttcttcttctcccgCCTCTCCCTAGAGCACAGTCTCTTCTACTTCAAATGGCAGCTCTTGCCACAAAATTATTTGAGGTTTCACCAAATTGCTCCCATTGGCTTAGCGCTTTTCGAGGCTCCCTTCCTTCCTTCTTATCTTCCCAAACCCAGCCACTGATGCCTGCTCCATCAGACTCATCTCCTTTGTCAACCAAAGACATCCTTTCCCAATTCACAGCTCTCCAGACCCAACTCATTGAAGCTGTTACAGAACTCCAAGAAattcttgatcttcaagatgttaaCGAGAAGCTTGCACGTGAAATCCGGTCCAAAGATTCTGCTTTTCTTGCTTTTGCCAACAAACTTAAAGAGGCTGAGCATGTTCTTGACTTTCTTGTGGATGATTATTCTAATTATCACCGCCCTAAACGAACAAAGTCAGACAGTACTGccgaagattcctcgacaacGACTGTTAAAACTCAGCTAAAAGTGTCAGATATATTGTCATACGCGCACAAGATAAGCTACACAACCTTTGCACCTCCTGAATTTGGTGCTGGTCAGGCTCCTCTTCGAGGTGCTCTTCCTCCTGCCCCACAGGAGGAGCAGATGCGAGCATCTCAGTTATATAATTTTGCCGATCTCGATGTTGGGTTACCTAAAATGGACGGCGGCAAAGATAAAGTACTCGAGCCATTTATTGGAACTCCTACGGGGATACCTTCAGAAAGTAACCCTCTGTCAGCAGGTTTGATTCCTCCAAATATTATCGTTCCATCTGGATGGAAACCCGGGATGCCCGTGGAATTGCCACTTGATCTACCAATTCTCCCTCCTCTTGGTTGGAAGCCTGGTGACCCAATTACGTTGCCACCATTGGACTCTCTTCCTGGACCACCTAGGGTTGAGGAACAGCAACCGAGGCCTATCCCTCTATCTGGGCTCACAAAAGCACCAGAGCCTATCCAAGTCCGGCATGTGCAGCTTGACATTGAAGATGATAGTAGTGACTATAGCAGCGACATTGGCAGCTCTGATAGTGATTGATTAACCGGAGTTTGTGAAGGACTTTGACCAGGGGCGAGTAGAAATTTGTAAGTTGTTATTTTAATGACTTGTTTCCAACTATTAAGCCAATGAAATTGTCTAATATGCCAATCACTTAGTAGTGTGTCTATGTTGTCGGCATTTTTCCTAGTTGGTAAATCAATTTTTTGTATGTTAATTAGTTGTCCCGTGGCTGATGATGATGCAAGAAGTTTTTAGAAGTTACAGACATGTGCTGGGTAGGGGCGTGGCTTGGATTTGTAACAACAGGAAGATATGGGATACGAGTTGATTCAATGATCTATTGGatcaattttatgtttttcaagAAAACCACGTTTAAAAAAGATTGAAGTTTCTAGGGTCGATTTCTGGACCCAAGGGTGAAATCTAACATTGCTGTCTTCTCACACCGAacataattaaagataaatgctAGTGGATTATATAGACTTGTGATTGAgttaaatgttttttcaaagaAACAAAATCGAGTGCCAAACTTCAGAATAATCATATCGCAGTCTCTTGCCCTAAGCAAAAGTATGTCCATTctcacaattaattaattaacccatAAAAGGCACGgcagaaaaatataatattgtcaatacatttatttcttGTACTTTGGTATCATCGCATATTACTCACGCGCATTTTTTTCCTCCCAAAAAACCCAGTTGCCTGAgtcaaatttacaaattttattttagataaAAACCAACCAACATTCACGCGTTTGTCATCTAAGTAGAATAAGCACTTATTTTTTCCGCTTTcgacataaaataataattgattgtatatataaatagagttataaaaaaaatttcagcttGAGTTCGTATAAAAAAGATGTTCGACTTTGAGTTCGATTCGAAATCTTCGAACTTATTCACGAGATATATGAACTGTCCGAAAGCTCTTAGTATATATGTAATTAgattgtaataataaaatattaaggttcacgaactatcgaacaaaatacTTTCGGCTCGAAAATAGAAAAAAGATCGAACATATTCGAGTTCGATAAATTCAAATACgaatcaaatatatatcaatCAGGTTCGAAACATTCGCGAACTGACTCGATTTATTTACAACTCTACAATTACATCGATTATTGCTcctcttatattttatatatttgttgaaaaattttacaccaatcatattttataaagGAAATTATTCCTTGGTAACTTCCTAACTTAGATGAGTTTCGAACTAATTTGATCAACGAAGACAATAATAAAAGAGCCAAAAACTTGTGTATCTCTTTGTATGTATGTAAGAAACTCCAAATCCAGATGAGGGCAACTagtaaaaaagtaatatttgtttctttttcttcgaaaaattattttataattgcaAGTCACcgtcaatattaatatttttaaaaagaaaaaaacagcTCTTCAGCATATATTAAAATTACTGTGGACAGATGACACAAAACATGATCACATGCGAATCCAAATTTTCCTCGAAATCTTCCTACGTTGTTGCTAAGGATTCAGTGTGCATGCGGCTTTGTCTTCGTcggtaaattttatttttagcgatttcaattaattttatattcaaatgtaaattatatatttgatgtGATTGGACGACGACATTAACATAGGATAGTGCTGCCAACAGATGGGACATATATCTACGAAGAATTCattaatttttcaatatatggttttgttggggaattacacccccgaagcgatgccgaccacgatgataatagtacccaatcaattgcggaataaaataaccaacaagaacacaaagatttacgtggttcacccaatataggctacgtccacggagcactgcaacttttataactggaagaaatattacaacaagtgtatacaccaatacactcaatatttctcacactcccaacccgagtataccgagaaaataatttctctaactcacacaaagagaattcccgcactcaagaaaaaaatacactctttttttctatgcactctctttttatcaaagctaaaaagcttttgattttgggatacaataactgaaggaattgagctctatttataactaattccctcgtccaatttttaaaaacaatcgatgtgggaaaagattttattattattttatttaatgtgggtcccaccacattaaataaaatcttacctaacaattctcccacttgaagacttgatttcaatcatgtcttcacaccatcagtgcagcagctcatacctcctttgttagtctaggagaccaactgaagtcaaacacaacttcagtttttcaatgatagcagccttcgtgagcatatcagctggattcttgcttccaggaatcttctcaagcTTCAAGACTTCATTCACCTGATCTCTAAGGATccccattccaaggatttgctttgcagcacccaaatccttcaaagcaaattcctttgataactctttctcgagtttatcaatctgctccagacaagctcctgctatcaacatatcatctacatatatcagtagtatgatataataaccatcaagcttcacataacaacagtgatcagcctgatatctcagaaaaccatcattattcattacaccatcaaacttcttgtaccactatcttgcttgtttgagaccatacaagctcttctgaagtttgcacaccattttctctttccctcgtacttcaaatccctgtgattgattcatttcttcatctaggtcactgtgaagaaacgcagtctttacatccaactgctccagatgtaaatcttcttttaccatcaatccaagtacagtcctgatagtagttaactttaccaccagagagaaaatatcagtgtaaccaatgacttcCTTTTCACTTTTTACAccaagtatttctttgtactgcttgctaccgtcatgttctaaccggtactcccacttgctatgtaaaaccTTTTTACTTTCAGAAAGTTATGACAACTCCCAcatgtgattggatgacagtgaatccatcacatctttcatgactaactcccactgtttaaaGGTCTCAAATATccgatttatttttcacaaaataaacccaaaatttcctgctcgaatcgtcaacagtagtgccataatatcttgagtgatctccaagggatgtcacaggaaaTGGTCCACATATATCAGTatgtgccagctccaaatccgctgatttcggttctctaacctcttttgaaaagctcacatttttctgctttccaaaaaatacagcttcacacagcttgttttcaacgatctttaattccgGTAGCTTTCCGTTTGAGACAAGCATCTTCGTTCCCTTCTCACTCGTATCCCCAAGCCtactatgccatagacttgaattagctccagcatccacagccgctaatttatttctcaaaccggaagtcatatacagtgttccagttttctttcctcgagcaacaatcatggctccctttTTTACTTTCCAagaaccatcaccaaaggtcaccttatgaccttcgtcgtcaagctgtcccactgaaatcagattgtgtgtcaactctggtacatgccttactttgttgattttccagacagatccatttgtcatcttcatccggatatcacccataccaacaatttccaaaggttttccatcagccaggaaaacttttccgtaatctcccgcaatgtaattatcgaatacatcacgattaccagtggtatgaaacgaagctcccgagtccataacccaagaatcaaccgagctttccatggatagtaatagagcatcatgtacctcctcagtaacaacattagcgtcgttctttgttgatctgcaattctttttcaagtgaccagtctcaccacagctccagcacttcacattcttttcaaaattgcttttgtcttttccgtttctcgacttggatctaccatgccattggttaaaactcttttcgtcactcctgccccttcctctattctcgagatttagagcagaacttgatgatgttccttcaccagaatccatcctgcgaacttcttcagcaagaatttgatctctgacatcattgaattgtagctttctttttccaacagagttgctaaccgctgcccgcattggttcccaattgtctggtaaagacgccaaaagaataagtgcccgaatctcatcatcaaatttaatttcaaccgatgtcagctgtgaaacaatcgtgttgaattcattgatgtgtttagccaccgatgcatcttctctcatcttcaagttaaataactttttcatgagatatactttattatttgctgatggcttttcgtacatgtccgacaaaatggacatcatctcctccgttgtttttgcctccgccacgttatgtgccacgttcttcgttagggtcaatcgtattacacctaacacttgtcgatcaagaagcttccagtcatcatcctccatcttttccggcttctttccagatagaggttgatgcaacttcttgctatacaaataatcaataatttgtagtcgccagaacgtaaaatctgtaccgtcgaacttgttgatactcggtcccgatccatcatctccggccatcacttctctagccttagcaaaaaatctaaaaaatcttttctgatgtggaagatcagacaaagctgcaaccacagagcatactcagaattcttaagaattttcacaacaaggctctgataccagttgttggggaattacacccccgaagcgatgccgaccacgatgataatagtacccaatcaattgcggaataaaataaccaacaagaacacaaagatttacgtggttcacccaatataggctacgtccacggagcactgcaacttttataactggaagaaatattacaacaagtgtatacaccaatacactcaatatttctcacactcccaacccgagtataccgagaaaataatttctctaactcacacaaagagaattcccgcactcaagaaaaaaatacactctttttttctatgcactctctttttatcaaagctaaaaagcttttgattttgggatacaataactgaaggaattgagctctatttataactaattccctcgtccaatttttaaaaacaatcgatgtgggaaaagattttattattattttatttaatgtgggtcccaccacattaaataaaatcttacctaaCAGGTTTTTGTATTTCGTGAGAAATTAAATATAACGATGAAAATTATAAGCCGTTCAAAAAGGGTTTCAcccatttttttatatataataatttttaaatttagctagaaattgattttatatgcatgaatttaaTTCAGAAAACAATAtcaccaaatatatatataatattttagcaAATATATATCAATGACATAACTCATTAACTTGCCAAATCACTGCGTGTGAGTCGGACTAAGCTATAAATGAGTGGTTGAGGAGCCTTATCTTCTCTTTCGTATTTGTATGTACTTTTAGTCAAATGACATAAATTGGTATTAATTTgaaatcagtttttttttttttataatagaaTTTTAGgacctttaaaaaaaaagaattttacgAGAAAATTGTGTAACACATAGTTTTAAATGCAGAATTATGTTTTAAAGGTGAGGAGGAGATACAgtgaaaattgaaattagaGTTGAACTAAACTGAGTTGATCTCAcgaattaattttgtgagacgagttttatatttgagtcactcatgaaaaaatattaatttgtataaaaaaaatattaattttattttaaatataaacataattGATCGTGTCATGAGAATTATCTTCGGTGGATAATATGCACCTGttctttgaaatattaattagttGTGAGGCTGTGATATCAATTAGTAATCATTCTAAATGATAGACATATTTATCGAATGTAATCGTTAATTACGtgttaagatatttaattatttatttgcttTTCATATTTGAATGAACAAAAGTAGCATTTTAattttagagtaggtctcttgggagacggtctcacgaatctttatctatgagacaggtcaacccaaccgatattcacaataaaaagtgatacttttagcataaaaattaatacattttcatggatggcccaaataagatattagtctcacaaaatacgacctgtgagatcgtatcatataagtttttttcttaattttaattttaattatgcatTATGCTGTCTTGTCCATCTAATAAAAGTAAGTAGATATCACAACCCCCACCACATTTATTCCCAGTTAATTCCAAACCTGCGTGTCTAACCTATTTCTCAGTGTAGAGTTGGGAAAATTAATTGTTGCATAATTCATATATGCAGATTTTATATAAGATGTCAAGTATC
This genomic interval carries:
- the LOC140961474 gene encoding mediator of RNA polymerase II transcription subunit 4-like; its protein translation is MLQSIPHQIVQSPARLGLPNPNSPSLQNPTAPKFSSQTQQSHHPHQSPNQLTAPAVPPALLLLLPPLPRAQSLLLQMAALATKLFEVSPNCSHWLSAFRGSLPSFLSSQTQPLMPAPSDSSPLSTKDILSQFTALQTQLIEAVTELQEILDLQDVNEKLAREIRSKDSAFLAFANKLKEAEHVLDFLVDDYSNYHRPKRTKSDSTAEDSSTTTVKTQLKVSDILSYAHKISYTTFAPPEFGAGQAPLRGALPPAPQEEQMRASQLYNFADLDVGLPKMDGGKDKVLEPFIGTPTGIPSESNPLSAGLIPPNIIVPSGWKPGMPVELPLDLPILPPLGWKPGDPITLPPLDSLPGPPRVEEQQPRPIPLSGLTKAPEPIQVRHVQLDIEDDSSDYSSDIGSSDSD